The Musa acuminata AAA Group cultivar baxijiao chromosome BXJ3-6, Cavendish_Baxijiao_AAA, whole genome shotgun sequence region ATTAGTTTCAGTTGGCATTCTTTGGCCAGTGATTTCTGCAATGGATATAATGCACATACGTTAGGGAAGCCCTTGGAGCAGCAGTAACAATGCTCCACCATGATAAAGGGCTTCATGGTTTAATCCAGGAAATCCAAATAAGGaggtaaaaaaatttaagttttcaCAAGAAAAATTGGGTAGATAATCTGCCTACATTTCCTTTAGAAAAATTGAAGCTTTCACaagaaaatcaagagaaaaaacagCATCTAAGCAATCAGAAAGAGTATAAATATCATAGTTGAAATAATATAAACACACCTGCCTGCCCCATTCTAATGCTCGATCAACCAAGTCCGAATATTCCAGATCCTCAAAACATTTCTGCAAAGAAGAGAGTGGCTCATTGAAGTAAACAGGGAGACAAACTCCAGAAAGATCCTTCCCAATATTCTCTTTGATTATTGACCACAAACCAACaggtttttctttttccttgggcTCAGGCAATTTGTTCCTCCGTTTGACATAGGGATATTCCAAAGTTCTGACTCCTAGACCAATATCTTGCGTACTATCAGGAAAGCTGGATTCAATGCCAAATGTAGACCCAGCAACACCATTACCCATAAGTTCCCGACTACGGTATGAACCACTTCTCAGTAACTCAGAAGATAAGAAGTCTCTAGTATCAAAATACATTCCATCATCTTCATCTGTTTCCACATCTGCCCCCTGACTTTCATTGTCTGCTTCTGAGTCAGTTGCAGTCCCCTCCGATATGACTGAATAGAAGTCTGAAAAGAAGTTAACAAATCTCCTCAGATAGAAGAAAATAAAcagtcaaaattttcaaattttacataaaccATAAGAAAAAAGGTTAGTTGGAGTCTACAGAAGATAGCATGCGAGATTCACACAAAGACAGCAACTAAAGGAATATTGCTGATGAAGGATCTAAACATTATTTTTCTCTAGCCAAAAAGAAATCATCACTAAATGCATGCCTCTCGATCGTCAAATTCCCATATTTCTTCAATGGAATATAGAAGGATTGAAGAACTCATTACCATATcaattttgatgaaatcaattattgcAATTTTGTGTAAGTTTGCTAttccttatattttaaatattttttattaatttggtGAATCAGAtactaaaattaattatataaaaggAAGAATTCGAAGAATTCATTGGTTGGCAACTTGATATGCGGAGGTTATATTGTACATTTTTTGTGTATCGAATATCAATTATGGTAGTTAATACCATTTTTTGTATTCAATATCATAGGCCTCCAGGAAAATATCATACAAAAACCAAGACTGATCCCAAACCAGAAAGCTTGGAAAAAGTAAAAAAAGCAAAATCTAATTGAGTAATTTGACACCAAACCtccaaaaaaaatccaaatatttTGGAGTAAAACCAAACAATGTTTGACATTAGATAATATACACCTATTCTTAAAGTTTCATATTGACATCAGTACTCAAGGTAAGAGTAAATACTACTAACCACTGAATCTTCCATTCACCAATCCAAGATGCGCTTCACGCTCCTTTGTTTCATCAACTACTGTAGTTTCCAGCTCAACCTTCTCTGTCTACATGAAGAAAACACAAGTAATAAGGGAGAACATACACAAGATTGATACTAGCTCTTCATTCCACTTCATTATAAATCCATACGAGGATAGCATTAGTGACAATATGTACTTATAGTCAATGAAATATTGATAAAACATATAATGATCGTGTCATATCATGTCCTTTTCTCGCCATGTTATTGTATCTGTGTTGTATCCAGATTCCATTTCCATGTCTGGAGTTCCTGAAGAGAAGAAAgatgagaagaagagaagaggagagagaaaggagGTGGAGGGGACTTACGGACTCTACCCTTGCCAAAAGGGCCAAAAGTTATCATGGTCAAGAGAATTCCTTCCCACCACTCAATGCTCATTACTGTCATCAACTTCGATCACTCCCCTTGGTGTAAACTGCTCATTCCCCCCTTCACTTACTGATTATCCAGATAACTCATGCTTAGCCAAGTCCCCAGTCTCTTCACAGgaagaaagataaaagaaaaaaaaagaacaaaggaaaaaagaatagacaagaaaagaaatagaaaagTAGAGAAAATAGATGAAATGAGAAGGAAAaaggatataaaaataaaaaggatgGAAGGtaaacaaaaagagaagaaaagagagacaAATTTGAAATGAATAACTTCAAAAGAAAGATAGAAATTATGAAGATAAACAATTAACATTAAATATGAAGCAGATAACATATCACAAGCATATAAAATAATGTATAACAAGTAATACATATACAAGAGACTAATATACAATATCAGGTTCTTAAGACAAAAATCATACTATTGAATCAGTATTGGCAACCATAAAATGCTTAGATGTAAATAGTATCATGGAAACACAAATTataatgatttaaattttaagGGTATAACTAGATAACTAATAGAATTTAtaggattttattatcaaaaaattaattaaatgtcCACTTTATTAATTGAATCCTGCAATACTTAGAAAATTCTGAAAATAGAATTTATAGGATTGTGTtctcaaaatattaattaaatgtcgacttaattaatctaatcctgcAATAATTAGAAAAAACTGAAATGAATAGTAAAACTTACGAAGATGGTAAAACTATAGGTGTTGGACATAGAAACTTCAAGAATTTCCTAAATTTCTAAAGTAGTCATTAGTCAATCTTTAGTTAGAAAGTAAAAATGAAAATTAGGAGTATATATAGATGATTGGTGATATTGTAATGTTCGTGTTTTAGAAAGCAATTAACTAATGGATCCATGGAATGGATAGTAAAGTAGAAACATGTTGCTAACTTTGACTATTAGATCATACATGTTTTTCCAACTTTTACAGTTtgaattgttatcttttcatTTGAAAATTTAAAACTATTGGCCAAAATCCTGATTCTCCAATCCAAATCCACAATTTGGCTAGTCTCATTCTTGATTTTTCTGATGGTTCATCATGTAGAAACATCATATGATATTGTTAATGGTTCATTTCAGGCCCACTAATGCATGAGTTGGAGTCATATAAACCAAACCTTTGTTTCAAGAAACCTCAAGTACAGAGTGCAGATTTCCAATTTAGGTGTTGGATCTTTTGATTTTGAATTTAAAAGTGCAAGGGTCATGAATATGATCAAGAGTTCTAATTTTATTTTGGtagaacatataaacacaattaaAGAAATTGTCCAAACTAACATATTATAAATTCATCAAACACAAAAATTGCCTAGTTTTGCTTGCACGTAtgaacatatatgtgtatatacaagcatataaaatcATAATATCGATCCACTGGAAGTCGAGCATTAGTTCAAATTCAATAGTATTTAAAGCTTGAACTAGCTATTTCATTGCGATGGAAATTAAGTACATAACTAAATAAGTACAAAATGTAGAGTGAAATACAACAGGAGCAACAATAAGAGTGTAGCATAAAGAATCTAACTAAAGACAAGTGCCACTAGAAAGATAGTGCAGTGCCTCAAACATCAAACAGAAAACAAATGCAAATCAAAAGCTAAAGATAGGAACAGAAGAAGGTTCCATCCCAGTCTGTgcctgaatgcaagaagaagctcCTATTATTAGTAAGCAGGGAAATTAACAGAAAACATGGACTGGAGAACACCACTATAAATTATGTTGCATTGACACAATAAATTATGTTGCATTGGTGGTTTTATCCTCAGAATTGTTTAACAACTACCTGCAAATAATTGAAACAAATGCCTAGCATTCTTAGAAGAAAAGTTACCTCCAATTTACTTAATGTGTCAAGCAGAATAAGATGCTTTTGTTGCAGAGACTTTAATTTATTCTGCAGTTCAGATATTTCAGATAGCATAATAGACTCACATTCTCTCACTGTTGCTTCACTCAATCGTTCCAGCAGCAATCTTTCTCGTAATTTCTCAGTCGAGACAGTAACTTCTACCATAGGTTCAAATTCATTACTTGTCAGCAGACGAGCAAAATGCTCCTTAGCAGAAAATAGAGCTTCAATCCATGTGGTTCGATCTTCTCTAGAATTACACCGTAAATGTAGAGTTTTAGTTCCAGTAAATATGTACAGCCTTTTATCATCTGACTTGCTAGTACGAATTGAAGAAACCTGAAAAATGATATTCACTGCTCACTTGTTAAAGTAATATACATGCAAGACAGCAAGAGTAGACAACTTAACTAGTAAAGGATGGTTTAAGAGATCCAGTCAAATACTACATTGAAGGGGCATTGAATCAAGGGTAGATAATGAGCAAATATTACAGTCACCTCATTCTATCACCACTGATGAACAGTTTtcactttaaaaaataattaagtttTCACTTTCAGACATCTGATACCACACCTAAATTTAGCAAGTTTACACATATCTTTCTCTAGATCCTTCAATTCACCTGTCTTGTATTTAGCATATCTAATTACAGTTTTACTGATTTCCTAATTAATTTACCTCTCAAAATAATTGCGTTTAGGACTTCAGAGCATCACCATGTAGTCTCTTGCTGTATATAGCTCATATATTTATTTGTTCATCAATCTAAAGTTTTGATATAAGACATAAAATGTAACAGTATACATAATACTTGTATAGTACACATGGTCCCTTGTTTAATTCATCAACATCCAAGAAAAACAAATTTATGATGTGATTACCAAGTCACGTGCATTATATGCCATTGAACAAATAGATAATATGCAACTTTTACCATGTATGTGATTCTATATTGTCCTGCTGGAGAATGAAGACAAACTTATTCCAAAAGAGCTAATCCCATAAATGCAAGACTATGTAGCAGCACTGTAGTTACTTGCAGCATGCCAGCACTGTTCCAGTCAACATTGAAAATAGGCTTCGAATAGGGCACAGAATAAGAACAACATAGATAAAAAAGACATCATGTAAGAAATTCTTGCAGTAGAAGTTATTGCCATATCTGTACTactaaaattatcttaaatttatgATTACTACCAAATTTCTTTTATTCACATCTTCCTGGCGAAATATTTTAGACAAAAGATTTTTGGGATTGACCTTGTTCGCAATGATGTGATGATCAAGTAAATTTGAAAGGGAACATACTTCCTTCAGAAAATTAACGTTGCCATCTTTCTTAGAAACTGTCTACAAGTTGGACTAAAAGAAAACTCTAATTTCATAGTAATGAAACTTGTTTGTTGGAAATTAAGCCACATCAAACATTTCAGATAATCAGCTTGCACAAACAATATCCACATATTGGTTATGTCTGTGTTACCCAGACATTTTTTGATCCAATTGCCAAAAGACTACATATTTTCTCTCAAAAGCTGAATTTTTTTCAAGCCAAAATCATGATTTCTTTTTTAATTGGCAGATATCAGAAAAGGAGAAATGTTCCTAAGATATAAGCAACAGAAGCAACAACCTCTTCTCATGAGGAAATCATCCCACCTTTTCTCAAAACAGCAATGATTTTACTTTGTCATGTCACAACATAAAGTAGGATGTTATACATATTACATTTGCTCGCCACAATTTATAGCCACAGTGTCatgtacaagaaaaaaaaaaaaagcaaacaagATGATTCACATGCAGTAGACAGCATTTTGACCAAAGAATCATCTCAAGAAAAAAGACGAAGTATTCGATaggaaataataataacaataagaaCCAAAGAGAAGATTGAAACCTCACCTTCAAATGTACCTCCCCAAATGGCTTCCACTGCTTCGTGGCTCCCTGCCGCGCAAACCCGACATTCCCCCACTGCTGCTCCTTCCGCACCCGTCTGAGCGACTCTTCCCCGATGACCCTCACTCCGGCCTCAGAAGCCACCGGCCCCATCAATATCCTATCCGGCCCGCGAACCTTGTAATAAGACAGCACCCCGTCCTGCAGCACGAACCACCGGGATCGCCACCCCTTCCCGAAGTTGACCCACTTCCAAAGAACCCCCGCCACGGCCCCATTCACACCCCTCCCATCGCcaccctccaccgccgccgccgactCCTCCGCCGCCTCGCGGCACGCGGCGGCCGCATCCGAGTCGGGCGGGATCGCTGGGGCCTGGATCAGCCTCTTGCTGGACGAGTTCCTGGTGGGACTTTCGGCCCCAAGGGCGGGCTTCGCCGACTTGAGCGCCACCAACGGCGACGGGTTTCCGCGATCCCCCCGCTCCAGAGACACGGGCGCAATGCAGCACAGAGGATTCATCTCCCGCTCTCCCCACCGCCCAAGATCCAATATCCCCGGAAATTCCACACAGGGAACGACGATCAAGAACAGGAGATCAAGAAAAGATCACATCTTTCTGAATCCAGATCAGATAAAAGAAAGGCCGCCGTGTGAGGGATCCGCGGAGCGACATGATGATGGCACATCCAGATCTGAagaagtggaagaagaagaagaagaagaagaagaaggggagagagagagagagagagagagagagagagagagggttgtgTTGTATTAGGAATAATAGGTATTAACTGGCggaggagggagaagagaaggaagGCAATTAAGCGGAGGCGCGGCAGATCCATTAAATTCGCTGAAGGGCGCAGCAGAAGCGGCAGCACTCGGCAGTGGCAGGAAGCAGACGAACCCCCCAGCGGCTCGGCTGTTGGTTCGCCACCACGGTTCGCCTGCCAAAAGAGTCGCCCACTCGCCGAGTGTGCCGACTTCCGCGGACGCGGACACGCGTCGCTCTGGCCCGTACAAGGCTCAACAGCCAAGGGGGGCGGGGCCCGAGTTCGAAATCGCCGTTTCTTCTAATGGGACTCGCAAAGGCCCCATCGTTCCTCATCCAACCCTTTAACGGCAACCTGGCCGCAGTTGTTTACAGCAGTCACTGGTCGGGTAGACAAAGGGGTGACAAATCGTGCGTGCATGGAGAATTGGGTCGGGGAGATCTGCGGAGCGCCACGTGGATGCAGGAAATCGGGGGCGCGGCACGTGACGGGGGGCGGTGGGTCCATGTTTGGATTCGGGCGGTGGCCAGGAACAACGGACATGAGTTTGTCTTTATCTGGAAGCAATAAAAGAAGATGTTGGATATGGCAAAATCTAAAAGGGAGTCATAAATTTCGCAGGTGTAGTATGATGAGTGACGTTACCTCTCTTCTTGTCCAATATCTGAAGCAGATTTATGATTGCCGCTGATGCCATTATGACCGACGAAGTTTATATGCTCATGTGTtacttttcttcttttcacaagcaGACAGCATCGGCCATGGTCTCAGTAGACAGATGTAAACTTGAGCATTGAACCTTGGAAGATCCTTCAGCACCTGAACTGCACCTGAGAGACCGCTTCTAACTATTGTAGCAGTCTCATATACtacaatttataatcataaatgAAGATTCATCACTtgtttcttcagaaataaagtagAATGTTGCAAATTATCAGAAAGCAATACTTCAAATAAGTTCTAATGATTGGCTACCACACTATAAGGCAAACACATGTATGAGGCCAATTTATCAATGATGAACACCAAAAGAAGCACTCATCTCAACTATATCTTTCTCTTGACTCCTAAAATTGTTTATTTAGAACTTACAAGAAATGTCCAATACAATAATGTAGTTGAAGTCCAAATCCTGACATTGtttgaagaaaattttgataaattaactgACTGACTACTCTTGGCAAACACATATATCCTCTGTATTTGCCAGCTTTCTATAGTTTCTTCTCTCTCCTGCTGATACATCATATGGGATTTCAGACCATGTTGGGCCTTTGTGGGAGGAGGAGGTTATAAAACTTATCCTTTAAAAAGAAGTTCCGGCCTTTGCTATCAATAGCCTTCTTCCACCCACACCATCCACCATTCACAATCTTCTTAAGATCATCGTTACCTGTATAGTGTGGATCGAGGATAAGAAATGCACAATCACCACTTGCTTGGTTGTAGTCGACTCCCAAAAGGGTATACGCTAGAACGCCACCACCTGCATATTTTATTAGGGTATAAGAAAAGGTTTCAAATGGACTAAATCGAGTAAACGTGCGACCAAGTTATCCTATTTTATCGGTTTTACCATCTTTAGACTAGTTAAATCTTTTTGTGTCTTTGTACTAAGCTGAACATCCAACCTTATCTTGGAAAAGAAGGAAAAGTAACAAGAAATCAACATAAGAGCTCATCATGGTAGAAACTTTCAGGTAACTTGTAATTTTTGGTAGGTTCTAACAAAAAAAGAGATGTCACATGGTCCCATGGTATTTTAATGACTATCATGTTTGTTTGAAAGATGTGGCATAATCTGACTTGGATAGAGGTCATTGATGCAGATAACCATGCACTCAGAATGCCCTTTAGATCATCTTTGCCTGTATAAGGACTTACCAATCATTACTGGAGTTCCCTGTGTCTGAAAATGAATGGAGAGCTCCCTACACTTCTCTGGAAGCTCTTCCCCAGATCTCACATTAATAATTTTACAGCTGACCTGCAAATAAAAGTCTTCATTACAAGTTAGAAGAAAAAAGTGCCCAATTCTCTTTGGCTGCAAATGATGGGATTGTCATCACAGGATATCAACAAGCACAAGTACAAGAACCTGCAACTTGATACCTACCAGAATAAAGTTCTTGCCACCTATTAAAAtaccaaaaataaaatgaaatctGTGAATATTCTTTATGTATATATCTAACCTAATCACAAAGTGATACCACCAATGTCATCACAAGTGCCATTAAACCACTAATCTAATTAATCTAATCATAGACATTAAACTAACTACATAAGAGACCGACTAATGGCAACTGAATCCTAAAGCTGCAAACAATAACTACAGGTCATGATAACCAGGTCTCTAGACAACTTGATTTTACCTATCTTACCAAACAAATTGTGAAAATTTCAAACTCAAATGTTCTTGGTTATGACCTAAAATAGTGAAGAAACAAAAGTAGATAATCCGGATCAAATAGAAATTACCAAATCAAAAACCAACTAAGCCACAAGATAGCTTCATATGGCTCCAATTTTTTGATCAAATAGATATTACTAAATCAAAAACCAACTAAGCCACAAGATAGCTTCATATGGCTTCAATTTTCTCTCAGGTCCTGATTCCTTTTACTGCTCAAATGTCATTCTCTCCACCATTGTGAACAACATAATTTTCTTCTAGCCCAACTGAATTACTAACTTGTACGCCAAATATATAGTGACAACAAAGTTTTCTTCAGTTGCAGAATTCATTTTTCTTAATAGTCAATAACCAACCAAAGAATATTTAGAATTTTGCAGTTTTATGTAAAGAGTAAAAATCTTACTCCAAGAAGTTTGTCCAAAACATAGCTTAACTCAATAGCTCCAATCCATTCGCGCGATCCAACAAAAGATGGCTCCTTATCACCCATGTCAACAAGAGCCTGTTGAATTTCCCTGAAAGAATTGTTGGCAAATACTGTATAAGAACAGTTAAAAGAGATCCAATTATTATCAAACTAATGTAGTGCATTCCCATAAAAGATAAATGGACTCGATGTCATCATATGAATACAGAAtgttgaaaagaagaaagtaaGTTCCCAATTCACATAAGAAATACTATTCAGCGGAAAAGTGTTGATGATTTTTCCAAACCTGTGTGAAGGAACTCCTATGGATGCATATTGTTGAAGTCGATACCAGGATATGATAGTTTGCAAAGAGCGATAAGCACATCCCCAGCCCTATTATTATCATTTCATTAGTACCAAAAAATTGAAATTggaaattataaaagaaaaaatcatgtACTTCAAGTGAAACTTTGTACATCTGACTATGTGGTGCTTATTAACTATTACTATTAATGaacagaaataatattttttcagAAAATATTGTGAAACTAACATACAATAAAATAAGAAGTCAagagttcaaacttcaaactacTGGAGAGAAATAGTAAATGGCAGTTAGAACATTAAATTAAGCAAAAGCTAAGAACCAAGGCACCAAATAAATATGGGTCCAAATTGATAAACAGAGAAAACTCGTGtaaatttttcataaaatatgttTTGCAAGATGCATATGGCCACAATATATAGAAAATGGCCTGTTATGGCCCTTGTGGGTACAGCATTATTATTAAGGCACTGGCTTAACATGAGCTGCAACATGGACCCATGTGCTAGTGCCATGCCATTCCATGTTTATCATGTGAAAAAACATGGGGAAGGGTAACAACATGGACTTCAGTCTAATGCCATAACCTATGGGGATATAAATACAAATTCATACAGGCCATCCATGTACAAATTATGATTTTTGAAACTCGTAATGAAAGAGTCATTACATTGTCATCAAAACCATAGAGGAGGTAATGATAGTATTCATAAGATCCATCAATCAACGAGATAATGCCTCCAGAAACTGCAGAATGCACTCAAGTAAGAAAGTCACAATGAActcaagaaaaatataaaataaaaataaagattactgGCATTTAAAAGGAACAGAATACTAACCCCCACTAGTTGGAACCTCAGTGTGAACATTTTTAAGCAACGAAGAACCTGTTAGTTGTGCACAAAATGAGTTGCCCAAGTTTAAGGTTCACTCTTTCAAATGAACAAAAACTAATATATGATGAAAAACAAAGACATTAGAAATTTGAAAGCACTGAGGATGCTAAAATCCTCTTTCTCAACATTTAATAAGCACCATATTTCACTGAATGGGTGTCCTTGGTATTCTTCATgccaaaacttaaagcattagcaATCCGGAGTAGAGGACGGTCTAAGGGTAAACCCAGTCTTGAGTGCAAAGATCTCCTCATTTCacctaaattatttaaaaattgccACTTATGTAAATGTTAATAAGCATTGAGATTTGCAAGTAAGCATCTATAGAGAAAGTAACCATACTGCAGAAAAAAAATGCAAATGTTTTACATATGAATGAGCCACCCTCAATTCTATTACCTTGTTTCATTTCAGTCTCACCATATCTAAGATCATAGATAGCTGTTACTGGATGTAATAGCTCAGGTGGAAGAAAGTGATATGGACAAAGCTGCATATCGATATATTATGAGAGATTAATCATCaatgaatgtaaaataaaaaGAACAGTGCATGTCAAACAACTTAGTGTATACAGATATATTCACACACAGTTCTACATACATCACCCAGGCAGCCTATGTTTGAGCTTGGACAGGATGCAAATTGAATTCTCGAAACCAGACTTCAATTTGAGCTTTAGCAGAATCATATTTTAACCATTTTGGAAATGTCAAATCCCAAGCGAGAATTACTTGCAGTTGTTCAGAATCCATTGGGAAAAGGGAAAAATGAGTGTTAAAAAAATAGTAGTATTATAAATAGAGCATGGCAGGCACATAGAGGTGGAAGGAATTCAAAAGGATTAAGGGTAAGGGGTGACATTGCAGGCACCACAAGCCCAAAATGGACCATAGATGTAAAACATTATGATCATATTATCAAATAAATCAAGTGATTTATATGTCACCAAACATTCATATATTAAGTAGAACTTATCATATAAGTTTCATGTTAAGTGACGATTGTGATAATTTTACGGAGATATATTTTCTTCCATTCACTTGACATActttgcttcttcatgtcatatGATCTAGGGCATGGTAAAAGAAGTAACTTGATTCATGTAGTGGGGTTTGATTTAAGTTACAATGAACTTTTAGGCTGCTGTGCCACAACGGATTGTGATAGCAGCTGCCGTGGCTTCATTAAACCTACACTACTCTAGTTTTGTCATACAGCATCAGAAAATTCATTGAGCAGCACATAACGCAGAGCCAGTAGCCACTCGACCA contains the following coding sequences:
- the LOC103987148 gene encoding oxysterol-binding protein-related protein 1D isoform X1, with amino-acid sequence MNPLCCIAPVSLERGDRGNPSPLVALKSAKPALGAESPTRNSSSKRLIQAPAIPPDSDAAAACREAAEESAAAVEGGDGRGVNGAVAGVLWKWVNFGKGWRSRWFVLQDGVLSYYKVRGPDRILMGPVASEAGVRVIGEESLRRVRKEQQWGNVGFARQGATKQWKPFGEVHLKVSSIRTSKSDDKRLYIFTGTKTLHLRCNSREDRTTWIEALFSAKEHFARLLTSNEFEPMVEVTVSTEKLRERLLLERLSEATVRECESIMLSEISELQNKLKSLQQKHLILLDTLSKLETEKVELETTVVDETKEREAHLGLVNGRFSDFYSVISEGTATDSEADNESQGADVETDEDDGMYFDTRDFLSSELLRSGSYRSRELMGNGVAGSTFGIESSFPDSTQDIGLGVRTLEYPYVKRRNKLPEPKEKEKPVGLWSIIKENIGKDLSGVCLPVYFNEPLSSLQKCFEDLEYSDLVDRALEWGRQGNSLMRILHIAAFAVSGYASTEGRQCKPFNPLLGETYEADFPDKGLRFFSEKVSHHPMVVACHCEGRGWNFWGDSNLKGKFWGRSIQLDPIGILTLQFEDGETFQWSKVTTSIYNIIIGKIYCDHYGTMRIKGSGDYSCKLKFKEQSIIDRNPHQVHGFVQDNRTGNKVAMLMGKWDEAIYYVLGDPSTKPKGYDPMSEAVLLWERDKSVTQTRYNLTPFAISLNELTPSLMEKLPPTDSRLRPDQRHLENGEYELANIEKLRLEQLQRQARRLQEKGWQPRWFKKDGDDDCYRYMGGYWEARERGNWEGIPDIFGQGDTPLGTD